In Populus nigra chromosome 1, ddPopNigr1.1, whole genome shotgun sequence, one genomic interval encodes:
- the LOC133692750 gene encoding uncharacterized protein LOC133692750, producing the protein MAQEEQTKKCNTSSDGNGDGGIRSGHISRSSRKHKQKKVPQRGLGVAQLEKIRLEEQQKNDVSVNLPSPAPISQIKPSNLSMPIPNVYESRSTSIPYLPDLSSPNSMFRPQNIELIKSNSTIPSENSVGWQSAAVQGQNNMPKMWNSSDYNLEKENCGVDPALAFRSNLNLPYESNPIWPLPSLMQRAQQHGQHSSSSSCSMVNASSGSSSSSLQNPQMEPPSNQSYYDNYIPVWIEEEKMVGKKRPHPFSLGYPPGSSFHCYKCPTNTSFGNGGLHNFSFSSRNCREDSSCSTCILEPTSKKIIKENGACNADFLTPAAPPATTLTFTDFKLKPSAYLDFHNFESFDFDSLPYQGNVEDRILQQPGAIVPNQQQTYYCFLPPAIMQIGHPTKSSNGYTGDEVGENIDLNLKL; encoded by the exons atggCTCAAGAAGAACAAACCAAGAAATGTAACACTAGTAGTGATGGTAATGGTGATGGTGGTATTAGAAGTGGCCACATTAGTAGATCTTCTAGGAAGCACAAGCAAAAGAAAGTGCCACAAAGAGGGCTTGGTGTTGCCCAACTAGAGAAGATAAGACTAGAAGAGCAACAAAAGAACGATGTCTCTGTAAATCTGCCTTCTCCAGCTCCTATATCACAAATTAAGCCTTCCAATCTCTCTATGCCAATTCCAAATGTTTATGAATCTCGTTCTACTTCAATCCCATATCTTCCTGATCTCTCATCTCCAAATTCAATGTTTAGGCCTCAGAATATAGAACTAATCAAATCAAACAGTACTATTCCATCGGAAAATTCGGTGGGGTGGCAATCAGCTGCTGTTCAAGGGCAAAACAATATGCCTAAGATGTGGAATTCTAGTGATTACAAtcttgaaaaggaaaattgtgGGGTTGATCCTGCACTTGCTTTTCGGTCTAATTTGAATTTACCTTATGAATCCAACCCCATTTGGCCTCTTCCTAGTTTGATGCAAAGAGCACAGCAACATGGAcaacattcttcttcttcttcatgctCAATG GTAAATGCCTCGTCAGGAAGTTCATCATCATCTTTGCAAAATCCTCAGATGGAGCCCCCTTCAAACCAAAGCTATTATGACAACTATATACCTGTTTGGATAGAGGAAGAGAAG ATGGTTGGCAAGAAGAGACCGCATCCCTTTTCGCTAGGCTATCCACCAGGTTCTTCTTTCCACTGCTACAAGTGTCCCACAAATACCTCATTTGGCAATGGAGGCTTGCATAATTTCAGTTTCAGCAGCCGAAATTGcag AGAAGACTCCTCGTGTTCTACTTGTATCTTGGAGCCCACttcaaagaaaatcatcaaagaaaatgGGGCATGCAATGCAGATTTCCTCACTCCAGCCGCTCCTCCTGCTACAACTTTGACATTTACAGACTTCAAGCTCAAGCCTTCAGCTTATCTGGACttccataactttgaatccttTGATTTCGATTCACTGCCGTATCAA GGTAACGTGGAAGATCGAATTCTCCAGCAGCCAGGAGCAATTGTACCAAATCAACAGCAGACCTACTATTGCTTCCTGCCCCCAGCAATAATGCAAATTGGCCATCCAACAAAGTCTAGTAATGGTTACACTGGTGATGAAGTAGgagaaaatattgatttgaatttgaagTTATGA